A window of uncultured Litoreibacter sp. contains these coding sequences:
- a CDS encoding Ig-like domain-containing protein: MDAIEFVVRGQDGNIRRGVFQDIDGQSAMNVGVGEDVSLNIRRYQAVGYTREGNTLVVALADGRSLRLNGFFEGNNELYISADGQLTEVALSEHAGGIDAVYQEAQAFGKWSPDDALFFTGGPDVDTIIAADAAAVNEQPTMLAAPILAGLGGLGGGGLAAGAALVGVGLVGTGGGGGGGGGGGGLGDTTPPDVAVTEGTISVNHVFNGEDHGDGVEIAGTGEPGAAIVVVIGDAEQETVVADDGSWSVVFPTADVAGGERDQEITVTATDATGNYTMLTDTIRLDTITTVELSEIDGAVASSNTVINAEGHANGVTMSGAGEPGASITVEVAGGPSATTTVADDGTWAINFTPGEIATGEYEAGVTVTAIDLAGNSATTTQTMVVDTISNVSITGNSAGADGVVNSVENTAATAIVGAAQAGSSVVVTVTGPNGNVLGTQTVTANSSGEWQASYAAGTFPGGEYDVSITAVATDGAGNSSSTSATLPIDTLTNVELSAIDGDLVNSGAVINAAERADGVSMSGTGEPGGAVVVTVPGGGTATTTVGSNGQWSVNFAAGDIPAGETTVPVSVSITDAAGNTASSTQNMVIDTVTTVDITGNNAGTDGVYNNTEAGRTVTLNGTAQPNASVEVTLTSDTGAFLGTTTVVANGAGQWAANFSAGSLPGGEYGVNVSAQATDAAGNTATDTSTFQVDTVADISVNDGSRDDGGVINIVEAGNGVTLTGSTDPNSVVSVNFAGSMRTVQSDGSGNWAATFSSSDIPMGVETTLPITASFTDAAGNTATATGTVGVDTIVRNLGVSAATGDGVIDAQEAGAGFTLTGTTEQGAQSVTVAFGSGQPRNAVVDAAGNWSITFAPGDIPEGEYDTDITVTTVDINDNVDSVTSPVRVDTEVPEAPIVIRYVESTNGINDGLQGISTELTDDISGISQINAAGQVSNVGYQSQTSAFGGGRLDFEFDNTIPNGASLVIQAEDSVGNQNDTLLVLEDAGTNTVNISSPALDQFDIGAIDLSIAEDSSLTISESDLLAMSGVSDTLIVHGGTDDVVNAAGATFTGATEVIGNQVYNVYSLGEGSLIIDSEITVNPVI, from the coding sequence ATGGATGCGATTGAGTTCGTAGTCCGCGGACAGGATGGCAACATCCGTCGCGGCGTTTTTCAAGACATTGATGGCCAATCTGCAATGAACGTCGGTGTGGGCGAGGATGTCTCGCTTAACATTCGTCGGTATCAAGCAGTGGGCTACACGCGAGAGGGCAACACTTTGGTGGTTGCTCTTGCTGACGGCCGCAGCCTGCGGCTGAATGGATTTTTCGAGGGCAATAACGAGCTCTATATTTCGGCAGATGGTCAACTGACAGAGGTGGCCTTGTCCGAACATGCCGGTGGCATTGATGCTGTGTATCAAGAGGCGCAAGCCTTCGGTAAGTGGAGCCCGGACGACGCGCTGTTTTTCACAGGCGGGCCTGATGTCGACACGATCATTGCGGCAGATGCCGCAGCGGTGAACGAACAGCCGACGATGCTTGCAGCCCCAATTCTCGCTGGTCTAGGCGGTTTGGGTGGCGGCGGTCTTGCCGCAGGCGCCGCGCTTGTCGGTGTTGGCCTTGTTGGCACCGGCGGCGGTGGTGGAGGCGGCGGCGGAGGCGGCGGCCTTGGCGACACCACGCCCCCTGATGTGGCCGTGACTGAAGGCACCATCTCCGTAAATCACGTCTTCAATGGTGAAGACCATGGCGACGGTGTTGAGATTGCCGGTACGGGCGAGCCCGGCGCGGCAATTGTCGTGGTTATCGGCGATGCCGAGCAGGAAACGGTCGTCGCTGACGATGGGTCTTGGTCTGTCGTGTTCCCAACGGCGGATGTGGCCGGCGGTGAGCGCGATCAGGAAATTACGGTTACGGCGACGGACGCAACCGGCAACTACACGATGCTGACGGACACAATCCGGCTGGACACCATCACCACGGTTGAGCTGAGCGAGATTGATGGCGCTGTTGCATCCAGCAACACGGTGATCAACGCCGAAGGTCATGCCAACGGCGTCACGATGAGCGGGGCTGGTGAGCCCGGCGCGTCAATCACAGTTGAAGTGGCTGGCGGGCCGTCAGCAACCACGACAGTTGCGGATGATGGCACTTGGGCTATCAACTTTACGCCGGGCGAGATCGCGACTGGCGAATACGAGGCGGGCGTTACAGTCACCGCAATTGATCTGGCAGGCAATTCTGCAACCACAACGCAGACGATGGTTGTCGACACGATCAGCAATGTATCGATCACCGGTAATTCTGCAGGTGCGGATGGGGTGGTCAACTCTGTCGAGAACACCGCGGCAACGGCCATCGTGGGGGCGGCGCAGGCCGGATCCAGCGTGGTTGTAACGGTAACGGGACCAAATGGAAATGTGCTGGGTACTCAAACAGTTACCGCAAATTCTTCAGGTGAATGGCAGGCCAGCTATGCGGCGGGCACCTTCCCGGGCGGCGAGTATGATGTCAGCATTACCGCTGTCGCAACCGATGGCGCGGGTAACAGCTCTTCCACTTCGGCGACATTGCCGATCGACACCCTGACAAATGTTGAGCTATCCGCGATTGACGGCGATCTGGTGAATTCTGGCGCAGTCATCAACGCGGCGGAGCGGGCCGACGGCGTGTCCATGTCGGGCACTGGCGAGCCGGGCGGTGCGGTTGTCGTTACGGTTCCAGGCGGCGGCACGGCCACGACCACCGTTGGCAGCAACGGCCAGTGGTCTGTGAACTTCGCGGCGGGCGATATCCCGGCGGGCGAAACCACTGTCCCTGTAAGTGTCAGTATCACCGATGCGGCGGGCAATACCGCCTCTTCAACCCAGAACATGGTCATCGATACCGTGACCACCGTTGATATCACTGGCAACAATGCTGGCACAGACGGTGTCTATAACAACACCGAGGCCGGGCGCACGGTCACGTTGAATGGCACCGCGCAACCAAATGCCTCTGTCGAGGTAACGCTGACCAGTGACACCGGCGCGTTCCTTGGAACCACAACGGTCGTTGCAAACGGTGCTGGGCAATGGGCGGCCAACTTCTCTGCGGGCAGTTTGCCTGGTGGTGAATACGGCGTGAATGTCTCTGCGCAAGCCACTGATGCAGCAGGAAATACCGCGACTGACACATCGACATTCCAGGTCGACACGGTTGCCGATATCTCTGTCAATGACGGCTCCCGCGACGATGGCGGTGTCATCAATATTGTCGAGGCAGGCAACGGTGTGACCCTGACCGGCTCAACCGATCCGAACTCAGTTGTCAGCGTGAACTTTGCGGGCAGCATGCGGACGGTGCAATCCGATGGTTCAGGCAATTGGGCGGCGACGTTCTCGTCCTCCGATATCCCGATGGGTGTGGAGACGACCTTGCCAATCACCGCCAGCTTCACGGACGCAGCAGGCAATACTGCCACGGCGACCGGCACGGTCGGCGTAGACACGATCGTGCGCAATCTAGGTGTGTCAGCAGCGACCGGCGACGGCGTCATTGACGCGCAGGAGGCAGGCGCAGGCTTTACCCTGACCGGCACAACTGAGCAGGGCGCACAAAGCGTAACGGTCGCCTTCGGGTCAGGTCAGCCGCGCAATGCGGTTGTGGATGCGGCGGGCAACTGGTCGATCACATTCGCCCCGGGCGACATTCCCGAAGGGGAGTACGACACCGACATCACCGTTACGACGGTTGATATCAACGACAACGTCGACAGTGTCACCAGCCCGGTTCGTGTTGATACCGAGGTGCCAGAGGCGCCAATCGTCATTCGCTACGTCGAATCGACGAACGGCATCAACGATGGCTTGCAAGGCATTTCCACGGAGCTGACGGACGACATCAGCGGCATCAGCCAGATCAACGCTGCTGGTCAAGTGTCCAACGTCGGCTACCAGTCGCAGACATCCGCGTTTGGCGGCGGTCGTTTGGACTTCGAGTTTGACAACACCATCCCGAACGGCGCGAGCCTGGTTATCCAGGCGGAAGACTCTGTCGGCAACCAGAATGACACATTGCTTGTTCTGGAGGATGCGGGGACGAACACCGTGAACATTTCGTCTCCCGCGCTGGATCAGTTCGACATCGGCGCGATTGACCTCAGCATTGCGGAAGACAGCAGTCTCACCATCTCGGAAAGCGATCTTCTGGCTATGTCTGGCGTCAGCGACACATTGATTGTCCATGGCGGCACAGACGATGTGGTTAACGCGGCCGGTGCAACCTTTACCGGGGCGACCGAAGTGATCGGCAATCAGGTTTATAACGTCTACTCGCTTGGCGAGGGCAGCCTGATCATTGACAGCGAGATCACGGTCAACCCAGTCATCTAA
- a CDS encoding TolC family protein, with amino-acid sequence MSAILAGCMGTDLAETTRNAFSGASPDKQATSDAAKAQPALAGGTGGTGENASSLIIDGLLDRQSVLGSGNSYSKVAGAVLAANSRAAEAELRSAKLRAQAASKNWLPTIGPNLSLTSLGEVVAGMLIDQVLFANGRKKAERQFAKADVEVAAVVLAEDTNDRVLTALDLYISAEEARAKARAGDDVLTQMERFAYIMQRRVEGGVSDRADLQVTRQKLAEIESNRASDAQAAATAVAELNAMSLTPLDGVRGLAAIKTPSATAKPLAVLKAEAERERAVAQATIDRSGFLPTVSARGNVAKGGSSASIDVAAENPIGFGTGASLKAIEAAREAASRKVDQADEDSARVLRRLEQQLIALEQKQASSELLVSQANENLALFERQYKAGVRPVMDVVRVYETKVRVEREQIGYAFKAAAVRLKVAAELGVLVDGADI; translated from the coding sequence GTGTCTGCAATCCTTGCAGGCTGCATGGGGACCGATCTCGCAGAAACGACGCGCAACGCTTTTTCGGGCGCGTCACCAGACAAGCAAGCGACATCGGACGCAGCGAAGGCCCAACCGGCATTAGCTGGAGGCACGGGTGGTACGGGCGAGAATGCCAGCTCTCTCATCATCGACGGTCTGTTGGACCGTCAGTCTGTCTTGGGCTCGGGCAACAGTTACTCGAAGGTCGCGGGCGCCGTCCTGGCGGCCAACTCCCGCGCGGCCGAGGCTGAACTGCGCAGCGCGAAACTGCGCGCGCAGGCCGCGTCCAAGAACTGGTTGCCGACGATAGGGCCGAACCTGTCTTTGACCTCCCTTGGGGAGGTGGTTGCGGGCATGTTGATAGATCAAGTGCTGTTTGCCAACGGGCGCAAGAAGGCCGAGCGCCAATTCGCAAAGGCCGATGTCGAGGTGGCCGCCGTCGTGCTGGCTGAGGACACCAATGACAGGGTGCTGACCGCCTTGGATCTTTACATTTCAGCTGAAGAGGCGCGAGCAAAGGCGCGGGCAGGCGATGACGTTCTGACGCAGATGGAACGCTTTGCCTACATCATGCAGCGTCGCGTTGAAGGTGGCGTATCCGACCGGGCTGACCTTCAGGTCACCCGCCAGAAGCTGGCTGAGATCGAAAGCAACCGGGCGTCGGATGCCCAAGCTGCAGCGACCGCCGTTGCAGAATTGAACGCTATGTCGCTGACCCCGCTGGACGGGGTGCGTGGCCTTGCCGCCATCAAGACGCCGTCGGCGACGGCGAAGCCCCTGGCTGTGTTGAAAGCAGAGGCGGAGCGAGAACGCGCCGTAGCGCAGGCCACGATCGACCGCTCTGGCTTCCTGCCCACCGTCTCGGCGCGCGGCAATGTTGCGAAGGGCGGTTCGTCAGCCAGCATTGACGTGGCCGCCGAAAATCCCATCGGGTTTGGCACCGGAGCCAGCCTGAAGGCCATTGAGGCCGCTCGCGAAGCGGCCAGCCGGAAGGTTGATCAGGCCGATGAAGACAGCGCGCGGGTACTGCGCCGACTGGAACAGCAGCTTATCGCCCTTGAGCAGAAGCAGGCCAGCTCTGAACTGCTGGTCTCGCAGGCCAATGAAAACCTCGCTCTGTTTGAGCGGCAATATAAGGCGGGCGTCCGCCCGGTGATGGACGTTGTGCGGGTATATGAAACCAAGGTGCGGGTAGAGCGCGAGCAGATTGGTTACGCTTTCAAAGCTGCGGCTGTGCGGTTGAAGGTCGCCGCTGAGCTAGGTGTTCTTGTGGATGGAGCGGACATATGA
- a CDS encoding ATP-binding cassette domain-containing protein — protein sequence MSAPVVAFDMARAKAAAAPAPLDKSEATQTQHKKVPVIRFEPPKLTDPKPGFEVTPDAQSGKPPVIVMPSPATKVKPAPKAPSPIVLPDIQAANDAAPRDTNPPKRQRARADLAATYAGLLGVDLLAADILDAAADTGAGAAELTTDVLAEALTALGLTARVSKSKPAPDLWPAMVEMTTGQMVLVISQDGTMLTLLDATTPDKRTEVDIAEFAKVATAKILCAVTTIEQVEDRYQIANVKSHWFWGEFTKYRRYIAEIALGSFVANILAVAVALFSLQVYDRVIPHQSQATLWVLAIGAVGALVMEAAIKIARSRLMDGAGRQVELAVQKTLMSRLLGMRGGQKNMTPSGTFSAMREFSSVREFFTASTIGSLTDIPFIFVFLLLVGSIAGNLVWVLVLGGILMVLPGFFLQRKMTRLTEETQGASVKASRLLQEAIYEADTVKANRGEDRFARIWEELTTLSAVKSSEQRKLAATLTFWSQGVQQATYVTAVVVGTFLVFAGEFTVGSIIAVGILTSRTLAPLTQLAGTMARWSNVKTALTGLEAVAVSEQDHDATRTYMRRETLDGRFEMRDLIHRYDDDSAPVLDISGVAIEPGQRVAVLGANGSGKSTMLKLLTGLVSPDAGRVTIDGIDMGQLHNRDLRRGIGYLAQDVRLFQGTLRDNLNLSQLERDDTRLMDALFFAGLGSFVQNHPKGLDLPVHDGGAGLSIGQRQSIGWARLWLADPRVVLLDEPTAALDQTLETTLVSRLETWLAGRTAVIATHRMPILSLTDRVLILQNGKLAVDGPRDAVLSHMKSARAEAQGKKETA from the coding sequence ATGAGCGCTCCTGTAGTTGCGTTTGACATGGCGCGGGCCAAAGCCGCCGCTGCACCGGCGCCATTGGACAAGTCCGAGGCAACGCAGACCCAGCACAAGAAGGTGCCGGTCATCCGGTTTGAACCGCCGAAACTGACCGATCCCAAGCCGGGGTTTGAGGTGACGCCAGACGCGCAGAGCGGCAAACCGCCCGTCATTGTGATGCCGTCACCCGCCACCAAGGTAAAACCTGCGCCAAAGGCACCTTCGCCAATTGTTCTGCCGGACATTCAGGCTGCGAATGATGCCGCACCAAGAGACACCAATCCGCCAAAGCGGCAGCGCGCCCGGGCTGATCTGGCCGCGACATATGCCGGCCTGCTGGGCGTCGATTTGCTGGCTGCTGACATCCTTGATGCGGCGGCCGACACCGGGGCTGGCGCCGCCGAGCTGACCACGGACGTTTTGGCAGAGGCATTGACGGCCCTTGGGTTGACGGCACGGGTCAGCAAGTCAAAACCGGCCCCCGACCTTTGGCCGGCCATGGTGGAAATGACGACAGGCCAAATGGTTCTGGTGATCAGCCAAGACGGCACAATGTTGACGCTGCTGGACGCCACCACTCCCGACAAACGCACTGAGGTCGACATCGCGGAATTCGCCAAAGTTGCGACCGCAAAAATACTCTGCGCGGTGACAACGATTGAGCAGGTTGAAGACCGCTATCAGATCGCCAACGTCAAGTCACATTGGTTCTGGGGCGAGTTCACCAAGTACCGCCGCTATATCGCCGAGATTGCGCTTGGCTCTTTCGTGGCGAACATCCTGGCGGTCGCCGTGGCGCTGTTCTCCCTGCAGGTCTATGACCGTGTGATCCCGCACCAATCTCAAGCCACCCTGTGGGTGCTGGCCATCGGTGCTGTCGGCGCGCTGGTGATGGAAGCTGCCATCAAAATCGCCCGGTCCCGGCTTATGGATGGGGCAGGCCGTCAGGTCGAACTGGCGGTGCAGAAAACCCTGATGAGCCGTTTGCTTGGTATGCGCGGCGGACAGAAGAACATGACGCCGTCGGGCACGTTCTCAGCCATGCGCGAGTTCTCGTCTGTACGGGAGTTCTTTACGGCTTCGACCATCGGGTCGCTGACTGACATCCCGTTCATATTCGTATTCCTGCTGCTGGTGGGGTCTATCGCTGGCAACCTTGTTTGGGTGCTGGTTCTTGGCGGCATCCTGATGGTTCTGCCAGGGTTCTTTCTGCAAAGGAAGATGACACGCCTGACTGAAGAAACCCAAGGTGCCTCGGTCAAGGCCAGCCGGTTGCTGCAGGAGGCGATTTACGAGGCCGACACGGTAAAAGCCAACCGTGGCGAAGACCGTTTCGCCCGCATTTGGGAAGAGCTGACCACACTGTCGGCGGTCAAGTCCTCTGAACAACGCAAACTGGCGGCAACACTGACCTTCTGGTCGCAAGGCGTGCAGCAGGCCACCTATGTGACCGCGGTCGTAGTTGGAACATTCCTGGTGTTTGCGGGTGAATTCACTGTCGGTTCCATCATTGCCGTCGGTATCCTGACGTCGCGGACATTGGCGCCGCTTACCCAACTGGCGGGCACCATGGCGCGTTGGTCGAATGTGAAGACGGCTTTGACCGGTCTGGAAGCGGTCGCCGTATCCGAGCAGGACCATGACGCCACGCGGACCTATATGCGCCGGGAGACATTGGATGGCCGCTTTGAAATGCGCGACCTGATCCATCGCTATGACGATGACAGCGCGCCGGTGCTTGATATCTCCGGGGTGGCGATTGAGCCGGGCCAGCGGGTTGCGGTGCTTGGGGCCAACGGGTCCGGAAAATCAACAATGCTGAAACTGCTGACCGGTCTTGTGTCGCCGGATGCCGGACGCGTGACGATTGACGGCATTGATATGGGACAGTTGCACAATCGCGACCTGCGGCGCGGCATCGGTTATCTCGCCCAAGACGTGCGCCTGTTCCAGGGCACGTTGCGCGACAACCTGAACCTTAGCCAGCTGGAGCGGGACGACACCAGATTAATGGATGCGCTGTTCTTTGCCGGTCTTGGCTCGTTTGTGCAGAACCATCCCAAAGGTCTGGACCTGCCGGTCCATGACGGCGGGGCAGGGCTGTCGATTGGCCAGCGTCAATCCATCGGCTGGGCACGCCTCTGGCTGGCGGATCCGCGTGTTGTGTTGCTGGACGAGCCGACGGCAGCCTTGGACCAGACGCTGGAGACCACACTGGTGTCACGGCTGGAAACATGGCTGGCAGGACGCACGGCCGTGATCGCGACCCACCGGATGCCGATCTTGTCACTGACCGACCGGGTGCTGATCTTGCAAAACGGCAAGCTGGCGGTAGACGGCCCGCGCGACGCGGTGCTGTCACACATGAAATCGGCGCGCGCCGAGGCGCAAGGCAAGAAGGAGACCGCATAA
- a CDS encoding HlyD family efflux transporter periplasmic adaptor subunit, with amino-acid sequence MAVIDAGFSAQMRAPSWTIRMVILTVALFVVWAAFASLDEIVRGDGEMVSSSRPQIIQNLEGGILSEMLVSEGDTVKPGDVLARLHGTQFSTAVDDLQDQIDTLEVRQIRLEAELEGRFDFNVPSHLAQRQPNMVASEMALLHARQSDFESRTSGARNVLQQAAKELALLERLLDEEIVSLIEVTRARKTHGDAEAKFNDIVTKAELDRAGEYSDTLKELATLRQNQKISRDQLERTVIRSPMAGIVNNVSVSTIGGVIRPGEEIFQIIPLDEELFVEAKVKPQDIGSIRLGQAATVKLSAYDYTIYGSLVGEVMVISADTFKDERVADGDPHYKVTLKLDTDAMTHRQRNVALRPGMQASVELHTGEKTVLQYLTKPLYKSREALRER; translated from the coding sequence ATGGCTGTCATCGATGCAGGGTTCAGCGCGCAGATGCGTGCGCCAAGCTGGACGATCCGCATGGTGATCCTAACCGTCGCGTTGTTTGTGGTTTGGGCGGCGTTTGCCTCCCTCGACGAAATCGTGCGCGGGGATGGCGAGATGGTATCTTCGTCGCGCCCGCAGATCATTCAGAACCTCGAAGGCGGCATTCTGTCCGAGATGCTGGTCAGCGAAGGCGACACGGTCAAGCCCGGCGACGTGCTGGCACGGTTGCATGGCACGCAATTCTCGACCGCCGTGGATGACCTGCAGGACCAGATTGACACGTTGGAGGTGCGTCAGATCCGGCTGGAAGCAGAGCTGGAAGGGCGGTTTGACTTCAACGTTCCGTCGCATCTGGCGCAACGCCAGCCCAACATGGTGGCGTCCGAGATGGCGTTGCTGCATGCACGCCAGTCCGATTTTGAGAGCCGCACATCCGGTGCACGAAACGTCCTGCAGCAGGCCGCCAAGGAGCTTGCCTTGCTGGAACGGCTGCTGGACGAAGAAATCGTATCTCTGATCGAGGTGACCCGCGCCCGCAAAACGCATGGCGACGCCGAGGCTAAATTTAACGACATCGTGACCAAGGCCGAGTTGGACCGGGCGGGGGAGTATTCCGACACGTTGAAGGAATTGGCGACACTGCGGCAAAACCAGAAGATTTCGCGCGACCAGTTGGAACGCACCGTGATCCGCTCTCCGATGGCGGGGATTGTGAACAACGTCTCCGTCTCCACCATTGGCGGCGTGATCCGCCCTGGCGAAGAGATTTTTCAGATCATCCCGCTGGACGAGGAGCTGTTTGTCGAGGCCAAGGTCAAACCGCAAGACATTGGCAGTATCCGCCTGGGGCAGGCCGCCACAGTGAAGCTGTCGGCCTACGACTACACGATCTACGGCTCACTAGTGGGGGAGGTCATGGTGATCTCTGCCGACACGTTCAAAGACGAACGCGTTGCGGATGGTGACCCCCATTACAAGGTGACGTTGAAGCTGGACACGGATGCGATGACCCACCGGCAGCGCAACGTGGCCCTGCGGCCCGGGATGCAGGCCTCCGTCGAGTTGCATACTGGTGAGAAAACGGTTTTGCAGTATTTGACCAAGCCGCTCTACAAATCCCGCGAGGCGCTGCGCGAAAGATAG
- a CDS encoding DUF4147 domain-containing protein yields the protein MSDTIKDLRAEALRLFDVAIEAADPAKALAAQVTSPFSAPENGRLILIAVGKAACPMMEQALAMTEGPAEALVVTNYENARDIEGATVLAAGHPVPDENGLAGATAMAELLKSTSARDRIVALISGGGSALLPLPVEGVSLADKARTSEVLLGAGFDITEMNLVRQQLSQLKGGGMACMAAPAKVEAYILSDVVGDDLRVIASGPTVAPIGTKSDARKLLASLWEQLPASVQSHLDTDSNDDGPPEAENMLICSNRKSLEAMRDAHAGAVIVDDRLEGNVADVAPRLAQIAHETEGPAALLFGGETTVTLTGTGKGGRNQDLALRMALAGIGGDWVFLSGGTDGRDGPTDAAGGLVDASSAARMTDPHARLANNDAYAALASSGDLVITGGTGTNVADVQILLKR from the coding sequence ATGAGCGACACAATCAAAGACCTGCGCGCCGAGGCCTTGCGCCTTTTCGACGTCGCAATCGAAGCTGCTGACCCGGCCAAAGCGCTCGCCGCGCAAGTCACTTCTCCCTTCAGCGCGCCCGAGAATGGCCGCCTGATCCTCATCGCCGTCGGCAAGGCGGCCTGCCCCATGATGGAGCAAGCCTTGGCCATGACGGAAGGACCCGCCGAAGCACTGGTGGTCACCAATTACGAAAACGCGCGCGACATCGAAGGCGCAACGGTCTTGGCTGCGGGCCACCCAGTGCCTGATGAGAACGGGCTGGCTGGCGCGACTGCAATGGCGGAGTTGCTCAAAAGCACCTCGGCAAGAGACCGTATTGTCGCGCTGATTTCAGGTGGCGGGTCGGCTCTGCTTCCTCTGCCAGTCGAAGGTGTCTCGCTTGCCGACAAAGCCAGGACGTCTGAAGTCCTGCTCGGTGCGGGTTTCGACATCACCGAGATGAACCTTGTCCGTCAGCAACTGAGCCAACTCAAAGGCGGCGGCATGGCGTGCATGGCGGCCCCGGCCAAGGTTGAGGCCTACATCCTCTCTGACGTCGTCGGCGACGACCTGCGGGTGATCGCCAGCGGCCCAACCGTGGCCCCGATCGGCACCAAAAGCGATGCGCGAAAACTGCTCGCATCGCTCTGGGAACAACTGCCCGCCTCGGTGCAAAGCCATCTTGATACGGACAGCAACGACGACGGACCGCCCGAAGCTGAAAACATGCTGATCTGCTCCAACCGCAAAAGCTTAGAAGCGATGCGGGACGCTCATGCGGGCGCGGTCATCGTCGATGACCGCCTTGAAGGCAACGTGGCCGATGTCGCCCCACGCCTCGCACAGATCGCCCATGAGACAGAGGGCCCCGCAGCGCTGTTGTTCGGCGGCGAGACCACGGTCACGCTAACCGGCACCGGCAAAGGCGGCCGCAATCAGGATCTCGCCCTGCGTATGGCTCTTGCGGGCATCGGAGGCGACTGGGTGTTCCTGTCCGGTGGTACCGATGGGCGCGACGGGCCAACGGATGCGGCAGGCGGTCTGGTCGACGCATCAAGCGCGGCCCGCATGACGGACCCCCACGCGCGGCTGGCCAACAATGACGCATATGCCGCGCTCGCATCCTCTGGCGATCTGGTCATCACAGGTGGCACAGGTACCAACGTGGCAGACGTTCAAATCCTGCTCAAACGCTAA
- the xylA gene encoding xylose isomerase, giving the protein MTDFFQGIDKATFEGADSTNPMAFRHYNPDEMVMGKRMEDHLRFACAWWHSFAWPGGDPFGGQTFERPWFGDTMELAKLKADEAFEMFDILGVPFYCFHDADIRPEGANFAENTKNLEEMVDYLGEKMAAGGPKLLWGTANLFSHRRYMAGAATNPDPDVFAFSAATVKTCIDATHKLGGENYVLWGGREGYETLLNTDLKREREQAGRFLQMVVDYKHKIGFKGAILIEPKPQEPTKHQYDYDVATVYGFLKQFGLENEVQMNIEQGHAILAGHSFEHELAMASSLGIFGSIDMNRNDYQSGWDTDQFPNNTPEVALAYYEVLKAGGFITGGTNFDAKLRRQSLDPQDLIAAHIGGMDICARGLKAAAALLEDGQLEAKRAARYAGWDSSDHLDGTLEGIASKVAADDINPSPRSGQQEILENLVNRFT; this is encoded by the coding sequence ATGACCGACTTTTTCCAAGGCATCGACAAAGCAACCTTTGAGGGCGCAGACAGCACCAACCCGATGGCCTTCCGCCACTACAACCCGGACGAAATGGTGATGGGCAAACGGATGGAAGACCACCTGCGTTTCGCCTGCGCGTGGTGGCATTCCTTCGCGTGGCCCGGCGGCGACCCCTTCGGCGGGCAAACCTTCGAACGCCCGTGGTTCGGCGACACAATGGAGCTGGCCAAGCTCAAGGCTGACGAGGCCTTCGAGATGTTCGATATCCTTGGCGTCCCCTTCTACTGCTTCCATGACGCCGACATCCGTCCCGAAGGTGCCAATTTCGCCGAGAACACCAAGAACCTAGAAGAAATGGTCGACTACCTCGGCGAGAAGATGGCCGCCGGAGGACCAAAGCTGCTTTGGGGGACCGCCAATCTGTTTTCGCACCGCCGCTACATGGCGGGTGCGGCCACCAACCCGGACCCGGATGTGTTCGCGTTTTCGGCGGCCACTGTGAAAACCTGTATAGATGCGACCCATAAGCTGGGCGGCGAAAATTACGTGCTCTGGGGCGGTCGCGAGGGGTATGAAACACTGCTCAATACCGACCTGAAACGCGAACGCGAACAGGCTGGCCGGTTCCTGCAGATGGTCGTCGACTACAAACACAAAATTGGCTTCAAAGGCGCAATCCTGATCGAGCCCAAGCCGCAAGAGCCAACCAAGCATCAGTATGATTACGACGTTGCCACGGTCTACGGCTTCCTCAAACAGTTCGGGTTGGAAAACGAGGTTCAGATGAACATCGAACAAGGGCACGCCATCCTCGCCGGCCATAGCTTTGAGCACGAGCTGGCCATGGCCTCCTCGCTTGGCATTTTTGGATCCATCGACATGAACCGCAACGACTACCAATCGGGGTGGGACACGGATCAATTCCCCAACAACACGCCCGAGGTTGCATTGGCCTACTACGAGGTTTTGAAAGCGGGCGGGTTTATCACCGGCGGGACAAATTTCGACGCCAAACTGCGCCGCCAGTCGCTCGATCCGCAGGATCTGATCGCCGCCCATATCGGCGGCATGGATATCTGCGCGCGTGGTCTGAAAGCCGCCGCTGCACTGCTGGAAGACGGTCAGCTCGAAGCCAAGCGTGCGGCGCGATATGCTGGGTGGGACAGCTCGGACCATCTCGATGGCACGCTCGAAGGCATTGCCTCCAAGGTCGCAGCTGATGACATCAACCCGTCCCCCCGCTCCGGCCAGCAGGAAATTCTGGAAAACCTCGTCAATCGCTTCACCTGA